Proteins co-encoded in one Accipiter gentilis chromosome 33, bAccGen1.1, whole genome shotgun sequence genomic window:
- the GPR139 gene encoding probable G-protein coupled receptor 139 isoform X2: MEDFILNKQMPQVLDKIIEVLEFSSIHTSIWITVPLTIDRYIAVCHPLKYHTVSYPARTRKVIVSVYITCFLTSIPYYWWPNIWIEDYISTSMHHVLIWIHCFTVYLVPCSIFFILNSIIVYKLRRKSNFRLRGYSTGKTTAILFTITSIFAILWAPRIIMILYHLYVSPINNSWVVHIVSDIANMLALLNTAINFFLYCFISKRFRTMAAAMLKAFFKCQKQPVQFYTNHNFSITSSPWISPANSHCIKMLVYQYDKNGKPIKISP; this comes from the coding sequence atggAAGACTTCATCTTAAACAAACAGATGCCTCAGGTACTGGACAAAATAATTGAGGTCTTGGAATTTTCTTCCATCCACACCTCCATTTGGATTACGGTTCCACTAACGATCGATAGGTATATAGCTGTGTGCCATCCGCTGAAGTATCACACAGTCTCCTACCCTGCTCGTACTCGAAAAGTCATTGTAAGTGTCTACATCACCTGCTTTTTGACCAGCATCCCCTACTACTGGTGGCCCAACATTTGGATCGAAGACTACATAAGCACATCAATGCATCATGTTCTCATCTGGATCCACTGCTTTACTGTTTACTTAGTGCCctgctccatcttcttcatcctgAATTCCATCATCGTGTACAAGCTGCGGCGAAAGAGCAATTTCCGACTGCGAGGGTACTCCACAGGGAAAACAACAGCCATTTTGTTTACTATAACTTCTATTTTTGCTATACTTTGGGCACCAAGAATAATCATGATATTGTATCACCTCTACGTATCGCCTATAAACAACAGCTGGGTGGTACATATTGTGTCGGACATTGCCAATATGCTAGCACTGCTGAACACAgcaattaatttcttcctctacTGTTTTATTAGCAAAAGATTTCGCACAATGGCAGCTGCCATGCTGAAAGCCTTCTTTAAGTGTCAGAAGCAACCTGTGCAATTCTATACAAACCATAACTTTTCCATAACAAGCAGCCCTTGGATTTCCCCAGCCAACTCTCACTGCATCAAAATGCTTGTTTACCAGTATGATAAGAATGGAAAGCCTATAAAAATATCACCATGA